A region of the Longimicrobiaceae bacterium genome:
GCCGCGGTCGGGGCCGCCGCCGCCGCCGTTCTGCTGCGCGTGGCCGGCCTCCGCCTGCGCGTGGTCCTCCCGCGGCTCAGTGCGGGGCTCGTCCTTCTTGGTCTTCGTCTCTGCCATCGTGTGTATCCGAACGTTGGCGAATCTTTCAGGATCGGTGGGTGCCCGTCAGAGCACCCGCTCGTACACGTCCCGCAGGGCGAGCGTGCAGCCGATGGAATCGAGATGCAGAACTTCGTCCTGTCCGCTCGTCTCGCCGAACAGCCACAGCCCTTCCGCCTGGCGGGTGTAGCGCTCGACGCGCGGCTCGCCCTGGCTCACCAGGAGGTAGTCCTGCAGCGATGGGATGCGGCGGTACATCTCCCACTTCTGGCCGCGGTCGTAGCCGGCCGTGGAGGGCGAGAGCACCTCCACGATCAGCGTGGGGTTGAGCAGCGTGTCGAAGTGCTCGTCCTCCATCTGCGGCTCCCCGCACACTACCGTGACGTCCGGGTAGACGTAGTCCCGCGTCCGGGAGACCCTCACCCGGATGTCCGTGCCGTACGTCTCGCACGGGCGGCCACGAAGCTGGCTGCCCAGCTCGCGCACCAGGTTGGCGGAGATCAGGACGTGCGCCCGGCTCGCACCGGCCATCGCGCGCACCTCGCCCGCCACGTACTCGCTCTTGTACTTGGCGGCACGCTCCCGGACGAGGTATTCCTCCGGCGAGACGGGGGTCGGCGTGTAGGTGGTGGTCATGGGCGGTGTCTGCCTTGTCGTCTACAGGCTGCCGAGCTGCACCAGCTGCTTCGGCTGCACGGGCGCCGTCCCCGCCAGCGCGGCGCGCGCGGCGGCCTCGTCGGCGTCGATGCGCACGTCCGGGTCCGGGTCAGCCTCCAGGATCTCGGTGATGGCGCCGGGGCCGCCGGCCTCCACCTCGCGCGCCTGCTCCTTGGCGTGGTACGAGGAGCGCACCAGCGGGCCGGCCTCCACGTGGCGGAAGCCCAGCTCCCGCTCGCCGATCTCCTTCCAGCGGCGGAACTCCTCCGGGGTCACCCAGCGGTCCAGCGGGACGTGGTGCTGCGACGGGCGCAGGTACTGCCCCAGCGTGAGGATGTCCACCGCGGCCTCGCGGAGGTCCTTCATGGAGGTGTAGATCTCCTCCTCCGTCTCCCCCATCCCCAGGATGATGGCGCTCTTGGTGAGCTGGTCCGGGTTCATCCGCTTCACGGCGCCCAGCAGCGAGATGGAGCGCCAGTACTTGCCGCCGGGGCGGAGGGCGCGCATCAGCCGCTCCACCGTGTCGATGTTGTGGGCCAGGATCTCCGGGCGCGCCTCCACCACCGTGCGGATGGCGTCCTCGCGGCCGCGGAAGTCCGGGATCAGCACCTCGATGGAGCAGCCAGGGACCCGCGCGCGGATCTGGCGGATGGTCTCGGCGTAGATCGCGGCGCCGCCGTCGGCCAGCTCGTCGCGGTTCACGGAGGTGACGACCACGTGCTCCAGCCCCATCGTCTCGACGCTGTCGGTGACGCGGCGGGGCTCGTCCCAGTCCAGCTCGGTGGGGAGCCCGTGGGCGACCGCGCAGTACTTGCAGGCGCGGGTGCACACGTCTCCCAGGATGATGAAGGTGGCGGTGCCGCTCTCCCAGCACTCGCCGATGTTGGGGCAGTGGGCCTCCTCGCACACGGTGTGGAGGCGCTGCTCGCGCATCAGCTTCTGGAGTCGGAGGTAGTTGGGACCCCCCGGCGCCTTCACCTTGAGCCACTCGGGCTTGCGGGCGCGGATGGGAATCCCCTCCTGCCCGTCGGCGAGATGGAGGGTCGGCTTCCCCTTGCTCTTCACCACACCGGTGTCCTTCCCCTCGGGCGCGTACCCGTAGGCGGAGGACCCGTCCTGCACGGAGCTTTCGCTCATCTATGCCTTCTCCCGGGGAGGGCCGGACCCGTCCCCTGCCTGAAGATTCGCATCGTCTGCGTCCGGGACGGCGGGGCGGGCCGGTGAATCCGGCTCACCGGCCGCAACAAGCATTCCCCCGCCCGTGTCCGGAGCGGGATAACTTACCCCCCGGGGGCTGGTCAGGCAACGTCCGGCGGCGCGCGGAGTTCGGGAACGGGGCATGCGTTCCGCCGCAGTGCGCGCGAGGAGCACCGGCTCCCGCGCACGCACCCACCCCCGGAAGCCGACGCCATGCTGACCGCCCTGCTCAAGCCCGAGATCGAGGAGCTCATCCACGGCCGGAACTGGTCCGCCCTCTCGTCGGTGCTGGAGGAGTGGCCGGCCCCCGAGGTGGCGGACCTCCTCCGGGAGCTGGAGAAGCCGGACCGCGTCCTCCTCTTCCACGCCATCCCCCGCGGCCAGCAGGCCGAGGTCTTCGCGCACCT
Encoded here:
- a CDS encoding Uma2 family endonuclease — its product is MTTTYTPTPVSPEEYLVRERAAKYKSEYVAGEVRAMAGASRAHVLISANLVRELGSQLRGRPCETYGTDIRVRVSRTRDYVYPDVTVVCGEPQMEDEHFDTLLNPTLIVEVLSPSTAGYDRGQKWEMYRRIPSLQDYLLVSQGEPRVERYTRQAEGLWLFGETSGQDEVLHLDSIGCTLALRDVYERVL
- the lipA gene encoding lipoyl synthase yields the protein MSESSVQDGSSAYGYAPEGKDTGVVKSKGKPTLHLADGQEGIPIRARKPEWLKVKAPGGPNYLRLQKLMREQRLHTVCEEAHCPNIGECWESGTATFIILGDVCTRACKYCAVAHGLPTELDWDEPRRVTDSVETMGLEHVVVTSVNRDELADGGAAIYAETIRQIRARVPGCSIEVLIPDFRGREDAIRTVVEARPEILAHNIDTVERLMRALRPGGKYWRSISLLGAVKRMNPDQLTKSAIILGMGETEEEIYTSMKDLREAAVDILTLGQYLRPSQHHVPLDRWVTPEEFRRWKEIGERELGFRHVEAGPLVRSSYHAKEQAREVEAGGPGAITEILEADPDPDVRIDADEAAARAALAGTAPVQPKQLVQLGSL